The genomic stretch GGAGTTGCTCCCCAAGGTCAAGCTGGAGATCGTCTGTCAGGAAGAAGAGGTTGAAAGCCTTACCCGGACTATCGCCGAGGCCGCTCGAACCGGAGAGATCGGCGACGGCAAGATCTTCGTCTATGACGTCCTGGACGCCATGCGCATAAGAAGTGGCGAAAAGGGCAAGGAGGCTGTTTAGGCCTTCTCTTTTCTGGCTTGTGTAACTATTCCGTAACCTGTAGGTTACGGGCCAATTAAAAACTAAATACTAGAGGAGGTGTAGGATGGAAGTAGTTCGCTTTCGGGTAGGTGCATGGTTGGTTGGTATGGTTCTTTTATTGGCTACGGTTCTTCCGGCCTGGGGTCAGGAGAAACCATCAGGTGAGGCCAGTGTTGATGTCCTCTCCCAATATATATGGAGAGGCTATGCTCTCAGCTCAGACAGCGTAGTCATTGAGCCTTCTATAGGTCTAAGCTATAGAGGTTTTTACGCTAACTTCTGGGGAAACTACGACACCAATGAGAAGTCAAACGCCTCTGGAGGGCCAGGCCGCACCCCCGATGAGGCCAACTGGAACGAAACCGACTTCACCGTCGGCTACACCTATGACAAGCTTCCCTACGGCCTATCCTTGGACGTGGGAACCATCTACTACTCCTTTGACTATGCCGACGATTCCTTTGAGATCTATGCCGGCCTTTCGGCCACCTGTCCTTTCACCGGAATTGACTTCGGTCTGACTGTTTATCGGGAGGTCTCCCACTATCCTGGCTGGTGGATCGAACTTTCTGCCGCCAAGAGCTTTCCTCTCCCCTGGTACAAGGCCAGCCTGGATCTTGGGGCCACGGTTATCTATCAGAGTTCGGACGATGCCGGAGCCTATGCCGATCCCGATGATCCTAACGATGAATACTCTGCCTGGCATTCAGCCAACATCTCCGTGGCGGTAAGCATTCCCGTGGGTGAATACATCACCGTCACCCCCCAGGTAGGATACTGGTTCGCCCTAAGCTCTGACGCCAAAGATGTTATCGAGACTACCTCCTGGGAATCTCAACACGATTACCTTTACGGCGGAATTGGGGTCAGCATGAGCTGGTAGCCCTCCTCTCTTGACTCTCCTCACCTCCAAAGGGGGCCAGAGGCCCCCTTTGGCTATCGTATTTTCTTCCGCCACCAAGAGAGAAAAAAATCCGGCCCGGCAAAAGCAGATTGAGAGTTGACAGGAAATAACAGAATCCGCTCCCACTTTTCGAAAACGAAAAATGAGAACGGATTCTTATAATGTCGACTATTTGAGCCCCGTTGTAATAACCAGCTCCTAAGGCTTAATTTAGTGCTTACCTGGAGCCAGAGGGACGCCCCTTCTTTCCCAGGTAATGTAGGCCTCAAGGGCTATCATCCGCGGATCATCAAGGGCCAGGCCCTTTCCCTCCAGAGGATTTTCGATACACCAGTTGATCATCTCCCTTAAGGTGGCTACCTTCCCCAACTGCTTCTGAAATTTAGGATAAGTCTCAGGGTGGATATTGCTCCCATTCGGATGGCACATATCGCAGGAGACTTTATTGGTGCCCAAGGGGCTGTGAAAAAGGCGCTCTCCTTCGGCAACTACCTTCATAAAAGATTCTTGCCACTTCTTAAGGTCTTCTTTAGTAAACTCATCGGCCTGGATATATGAAGAGAGGGCAAAAATGGCTGCTAAGACCAAGACAAATCTTTTCCAGATCATAATTAACCTCCTTAATAGTGTTCCTGGGGGGGGATCCTCTTGTCGGGATCCTGGTACTTAGAGTCAACGGGGTGCCCAACTTCCTGGTCAAAATAAACCGTTCGAGGCTGATTTTCCCAGAGCTGGTAGTGATGGATCACCCGACCACTTTCTAGATCAACGTACGACCAACCCGTGCCGTC from Thermosulfuriphilus ammonigenes encodes the following:
- a CDS encoding TorF family putative porin — encoded protein: MEVVRFRVGAWLVGMVLLLATVLPAWGQEKPSGEASVDVLSQYIWRGYALSSDSVVIEPSIGLSYRGFYANFWGNYDTNEKSNASGGPGRTPDEANWNETDFTVGYTYDKLPYGLSLDVGTIYYSFDYADDSFEIYAGLSATCPFTGIDFGLTVYREVSHYPGWWIELSAAKSFPLPWYKASLDLGATVIYQSSDDAGAYADPDDPNDEYSAWHSANISVAVSIPVGEYITVTPQVGYWFALSSDAKDVIETTSWESQHDYLYGGIGVSMSW
- a CDS encoding P-II family nitrogen regulator, whose protein sequence is MKEIRAIIRPEKLHDVLEALDKVGHPGVTVTRIEGHGRQAGLVEQFRGREYRVELLPKVKLEIVCQEEEVESLTRTIAEAARTGEIGDGKIFVYDVLDAMRIRSGEKGKEAV
- a CDS encoding c-type cytochrome, with protein sequence MIWKRFVLVLAAIFALSSYIQADEFTKEDLKKWQESFMKVVAEGERLFHSPLGTNKVSCDMCHPNGSNIHPETYPKFQKQLGKVATLREMINWCIENPLEGKGLALDDPRMIALEAYITWERRGVPLAPGKH